ATATGGACAGCTGCGTATCACCGTCCTGGATTCCTTCGGAAGGGCGGTTTCCATCAACTCAATCAACGTTATCTTGCTCCAGTTGGGGCAGAGCAGCCTCACCCCAGCCGGCCTCAAGACCGAGTCGCTCGTCATCAATGAACCGACCCCTAACCACCTCATCCAGGGTGGAGTGCTCATTGTCAGCGGTATTGCCCTTCCCACCGAAGATTTCATTCATGCCCAGCTGGTTACCGCCGATGGACGGACCGTTGGTTCAGCCGATTATGCTGTCATCCCTTCATCCGATGGCTCTTATGTTCCATATTCCGTTGAAGTTCCCTACCAAGTGGAAATCCCTACCTGGGTACGCCTGCAGGTGTCAGAATCAAGCTCCCGCATTGCCGGCATCGATCATCTCTCATCCGTTCAGGTGCTCCTCAGCCCCTAGCCGAAATCTCCAACCCAATAAGCACGCCTCAATCTTTGGTGAGGGGTCGTTTTTTCCTCCCCTAAATCCCGATCTGTGGGATTTGGGGGAGGTAGGAGGGGGTCAGAGAAATCGTAGGTTGGGTTAAGGTCACCTGGTCACCTGGTCATCTGCACGAATTTTGTGCGGCACGAATTTCGTGCGGCACGAATTTCGTGCGGCACGTTTTACATGCGGAGTGGGTCATTTTCTCCTCCCCTAAATCCCGATCTGTGGGATTTGGGGGAGGTAGGAGGGGTCTGAAAGCTAACCTTAATCGCTGGTTCATGCAGAAAATCTATTTTTCCATTATCTACCTGCTCTTGTCCTTCACATAATATTCCCCACGACTCATATTCCACTTAGCTATTTCATCTCTTTTCTTGGTTAAAATGCGAGTATTATCAAACCCATGAGTCAGCTATCCGTCACATTTAAACGCCTGACCAACGAGACGTTCACATCCTTCGCCGTTCGTAATTACCGGCTGTACTACATTGGGCAGATTATCTCTACCTCGGGCACCTTCATGCAGAGTGTCGCCCAGGCCTGGCTGGTGCTTAAGCTGACCAACTCTGGCACTGCACTGGGGATCGTCTCGGCCTTGCAATATATTCCCATCCTGCTGTTCGGCACTGTGGGTGGTGTCATGGCCGATCGCTTCCCCAAGCGCACTGTGCTTTACTTCACTCAGGCGGCAGCCGGCCTGCTGGGCTTAACCCTGGGGGTGTTGGTAGCGACCAACCTCGTCACCCTGTGGATGGTCTACATTCTGGCCTTTCTGCTGGGTTGGGTGACCGTGTTTGACAACCCGGCTCGCCAGACTTTTGTTTTGGAGCTGGTGGGAGAGAGTCGGCTGAGAAACGCGGTAACTCTGTACTCCACGCTGGTGAATCTCTCGCGCGTGATCGGCCCCACCCTGGCGGCCTTATTGATTGCTTCCATTGGCCTGGCTCCCTGTTTTATTCTCAATGGCCTCTCTTATGGGGCCGTGGTAATCATGCTCTCCCTGATGCGTGCCAGTGAGCTCCATGTCACCCCACCAATAACCGCCACGAAAGGGCAGCTGCGTGAGGGTATCAACTACGTGCGTACCACACCCATCTTGTTGAACACGTTGCTGATGCTGTTCGTTGTGGGCATGTTGACCTTCGAGTTCCAGGTGAGCCTGCCCCTCCTTGCTCAATATACGTTTAACAGCGGTGCTAGCGGTTATGCCTTTCTATCCGCCTGCTTGGGCATGGGGGCTGTCGTCGGCGGTTTGGCTGTTGCCAGTCAGCGAAAGTATTCACCGGCTTTGTTGGTAATTGCTGCTTTCCTGTTCGGGGCAACGGTGTTAACTGCAGCCATCATGCCTACCCTTTACCTCTCAGGATTGTTGTTGGTGTTAGCCGGCGCCTGTTCAATTTACTTCACCTCACTGGGGAACACCATCCTGCAGCTATCCAGCTCACCCCAGATGCGCGGGCGGGTGATGTCCTTCTGGTCGATGGCTTTCCTGGGCTCCACCACCATCGGCGGCCCTCTGGTTGGCTGGTTTGCCCAAACCTTTGGCGATCGCTGGGGACTGGCAATCGGTGGACTTGCCGGCCTTGCTGCCGGGCTCCTCGGATTGATCAACCTGCGTAATTCACATTCGAAAGCAGACCATCCTGATTGAGAGCGACTCCTGAATCATCTATGGGCGGATTGCATCCGCTCGAGGTGGTAACCCCAGATTATGGTGCACACTCTTCAGCCCTAGAAAGATGTGCAGGTCTGCCCTTCCTTTTTAGACAGTCTTATACGTCTCTTTACCTCCCCGTAAATGGTATTAAACAATCGGGGCTGTCTACCAAATGCTAGACAGCCCTATGAAGAATTTTTGATGATATTGAGTCAGGATGATTACTTCGGAACCACCTGTAATATTGCCTCCATCCCACTGGTATCATGCAGGATACACACGTACAAGATATTACCGCTGATGTCCCCTATCGTCACGGTGTACTCGTAAGGTCCAGGGCCAAGGGGGTTCAACAAGCCTGAGCTATAAATTCCACTGCGGGTCAGGGGTTGGCCAGGGTTGATCGGTGCCAACACCTGGGGGTTGATCAACAGCACTGGTGGACCAGGCGGGTTCGGGATGGGTGTGATGAAGCTGATATCATCTGCACCGTTCAGGAATGTCACCGTATGCGGGGCTTCGGTGTTCGTCGGGCTGAGCGCAAACGTGACAGTATCGCCTTGATGTACAGCAAGATTATTCGGGATAAAGTCCATCAGATCATATTGGCCCTGTGACCAGCCGATCAAGACAGTATAGTTGGTTGAGCCATCTGGGTTCTTCTTCGGCGCTGGCACTTTGCCCAATGCTGCGCCATACAATGCATATGAATTAGCTAGTTGCGCACTCATAGCTGCTTGTGCCTGGATAGACACCACTGCTGGTGATGGGATTGATACTGATGAAGCCTCAACCACCACAGTGCCTGACATCATCATCCCGTGGATGACGCAAACATACGGGAACGATCCCTGCTTGGTAAATGTCAAGTTGAACTGTGTTGGCTGGCCAGGATCAATTGACATCACACCTGAGTTGGCATAAGTTGAGCCATCATACATCCCATCTTGTGGCATAGCCGGGAACGCAACTTGCGGATTTAACATCAACCCTGCAGGCGTAAAGCCAGACGGGGTTGGCACGAGCGTCTGCGGCATAGCAGCCCCTGCCAGGAACGTGACTGTATGGATTTCATGCGTGTTCTGTTTCCAGATCACGGTATCGCCCACATGGATATGCAGCGTTGCTGGAAAATATGCCATCACGCCGGTCCTAAGGGCAACATTCTCTGCGCCTACCAGAACAGTATAGGTCTGTGCTGTGCTGGCTGAGGCCAGGCCAGGCATCGCCAGTCCAATTGCAGAAATTAATAAAGACAAAGCGATTACTAGCCTAAATACTGGTAACCTTTTCATTCATTTCCTCCTATTTATTTGTTAAAGATATTTTAGTTTGTGTAGATTACATCCCCAAATCGACCTAATTCTACCTTGTTTATCCGGTTTGTCAAATTAAGGTCTGCTCATTATCAAACCGAACGACAGGCAACCTCTGATTAATTCCTTATCGAAATTTTGAGCTGACGAAAAATGATGTTTATGCCTGTTTCAGGATAAATATCCACTTATCTATGCGGTTAAATCTATTCAAACCTCACCAATCTTGATATACTCCTCCTACTTCTGGAGGACATCACTCTGACTGGAGGTATACCATATGTCCAACCACCCCTTCCTTTCCAAACGAGCTCCGATCTATAAAGACATTCCCGACGACCAGTGGAACAATTGGCGCTGGCAGCTTTCCAACCGTCTTAATACCGCCGAAGAGATCGGCAAGGTGCTCACCCTCACCGAAGATGAGAAGAACGCCCTTAATGCCCCGCATCTTTTCCGCGTTGATATCACCCCTTATTACATTTCCTTGATCAATCCCGACGACCCCGAAGACCCCATCCGCAAGCAAGTCATCCCCAACGACTGTGAGATGCAACCCTTCACCGCGGAAATGGCCGATTCTCTCTCAGAAGACGCTCACTCCCCTGTCCCGGGTCTTGTACACCGTTACCCTGACCGTGTCCTCATGTTGGTCACCACCCAATGCGCGTCATACTGTCGCTACTGCACACGCAGCCGCATTGTGGGTGACCCATCCGCCACCTTCTCTCGCCATGAATTTGAGCTCCAGCTTGAATACCTGCGCAATACACCCCAGGTCCGTGATGTCCTGCTCTCGGGCGGTGACCCGCTCGTCCTGGCCCCCAAGATCCTTGAAGAAATCCTTACCCGCCTGCGTGAGATCCCTCATATCGAGATCGTCCGCATTGGCTCGCGCGTCCCAGTTTTCCTGCCCATGCGTGTTACCGACGAGCTGTGTGACATGCTCCAGCGCTTCCACCCCTTATGGTTGAACATCCATGTCAACCACTCCAATGAGATCTCTGCTGAGCTTGCTCAGGCTACCGATAAGCTCACTCGTGCTGGGATTCCCCTAGGCAACCAGTCCGTTCTCCTAGCCGGTGTCAACGATAACGTCCATGTCATGCGCCAGCTCGTGCAAGACCTGATCCGCATCCGCGTTCGCCCCTACTATCTCTACCAATGTGACTTGGTCCACGGTGCCGGGCACTTCCGCACTCCGGTTGCCAAAGGCATCGAGATCATGGAGGGATTACGCGGCCACACCTCCGGCTTTGCTGTTCCCACTTACATGATCGACGCTCCTGGCGGAGGCGGCAAGATCCCTGTTATGCCCAACTATCTCATCAGCATGTCAGATCACAAGATCATCCTGCGGAATTTCGAGGGGTACATTACCACTTATGAAGAACCCACCGATTACACCCCCGCGAAAGCTGCAAAATTCCTGGGTGACAAACGCCCCGAACCCGGCCAGGAGGGCCTCACCGCCCTATTGGATGGCGACCAGATGTTCATCAAGCCGGAGGGCTTCGAGAAAACCCACGAGCGCGGCGGTCTGCAGCATCGTCTGAAGGATCCCACCAAGTGGAAGCCACTCGGCATCGGCTCTGGTGAGCCTGCCGAACCTACCGACCTTCCAAAATAACGTCCAGGTTTAGTCGTATTATTTATTTGTAGGTTGGATTGAGTAGATTTGTAGGTTGGGTGGAGCACTGATTTTCCGTTCTCCACCCAACTTTTTTCTGTAATTGTTAGGAGGGCGACCTTAAGATCCTTCAAGTACCCATACTCCATACACCCCTTG
This sequence is a window from Anaerolineales bacterium. Protein-coding genes within it:
- the ablA gene encoding lysine 2,3-aminomutase; this encodes MSNHPFLSKRAPIYKDIPDDQWNNWRWQLSNRLNTAEEIGKVLTLTEDEKNALNAPHLFRVDITPYYISLINPDDPEDPIRKQVIPNDCEMQPFTAEMADSLSEDAHSPVPGLVHRYPDRVLMLVTTQCASYCRYCTRSRIVGDPSATFSRHEFELQLEYLRNTPQVRDVLLSGGDPLVLAPKILEEILTRLREIPHIEIVRIGSRVPVFLPMRVTDELCDMLQRFHPLWLNIHVNHSNEISAELAQATDKLTRAGIPLGNQSVLLAGVNDNVHVMRQLVQDLIRIRVRPYYLYQCDLVHGAGHFRTPVAKGIEIMEGLRGHTSGFAVPTYMIDAPGGGGKIPVMPNYLISMSDHKIILRNFEGYITTYEEPTDYTPAKAAKFLGDKRPEPGQEGLTALLDGDQMFIKPEGFEKTHERGGLQHRLKDPTKWKPLGIGSGEPAEPTDLPK
- a CDS encoding MFS transporter; this encodes MSQLSVTFKRLTNETFTSFAVRNYRLYYIGQIISTSGTFMQSVAQAWLVLKLTNSGTALGIVSALQYIPILLFGTVGGVMADRFPKRTVLYFTQAAAGLLGLTLGVLVATNLVTLWMVYILAFLLGWVTVFDNPARQTFVLELVGESRLRNAVTLYSTLVNLSRVIGPTLAALLIASIGLAPCFILNGLSYGAVVIMLSLMRASELHVTPPITATKGQLREGINYVRTTPILLNTLLMLFVVGMLTFEFQVSLPLLAQYTFNSGASGYAFLSACLGMGAVVGGLAVASQRKYSPALLVIAAFLFGATVLTAAIMPTLYLSGLLLVLAGACSIYFTSLGNTILQLSSSPQMRGRVMSFWSMAFLGSTTIGGPLVGWFAQTFGDRWGLAIGGLAGLAAGLLGLINLRNSHSKADHPD